In Callithrix jacchus isolate 240 chromosome 18, calJac240_pri, whole genome shotgun sequence, one DNA window encodes the following:
- the LOC100410701 gene encoding phospholipid phosphatase 2-like, with translation MQRRWVLVLLDVLCLLVASLPFAVLSLVNTPYKRGFYCRDDSIRYPYRPDTITHGLMAGVTIMATVILVSAGEAYLVHTDRLYSRSDFNNYVAAVYKVLGTFLFGAAVSQSLTDLAKYTIGRLRPNFLAVCDPEWSRINCSAYVQLERVCRGNAADITEARLSFYSGHASFGMYCMVFLVLYVQARLCWKWARLLRPTVQFFLVAFALYVGYPRVSDHKHHWNDVLAGLLQGALVAGLTVRYISDFFTARPPQHCPKEEELEWKPSLLLMVTLGEADHNHYGYPHSSS, from the exons ATGCAGCGGAGGTGGGTCCTCGTGCTGCTCGACGTGCTGTGCTTGCTGGTCG cctccctgcccTTCGCTGTCCTGTCGCTGGTGAACACTCCGTACAAGCGAGGATTTTACTGCAGGGATGACTCCATCCGGTACCCCTACCGTCCAGACACCATCACCCATGGGCTCATGGCCGGGGTCACCATCATGGCCACCGTCATCCTT GTCTCGGCGGGAGAAGCCTACCTGGTGCACACGGACCGGCTCTATTCCCGCTCCGACTTCAACAACTACGTGGCTGCCGTATACAAGGTGCTGGGGACCTTCCTGTTTGGGGCGGCTGTGAGCCAGTCTTTGACAGACCTGGCCAAGTACACAATCGGTCGCCTGCGCCCCAACTTCCTGGCCGTCTGTGACCCGGAGTGGAGCCGGATTAACTGCTCGGCCTACGTGCAGCTGGAGAGGGTGTGCAGGGGAAACGCTGCGGACATCACTGAGGCCAG GTTGTCCTTCTACTCGGGACACGCCTCCTTTGGAATGTACTGCATGGTGTTCCTGGTG CTCTACGTGCAGGCGCGGCTCTGCTGGAAGTGGGCACGGCTGCTGCGGCCCACAGTCCAGTTCTTCCTGGTGGCCTTTGCCCTCTATGTGGGCTACCCCCGCGTGTCTGATCACAAACACCACTGGAACGACGTCCTTGCTGGCCTCCTGCAGGGGGCGCTGGTGGCCGGCCTCACG GTCCGCTACATCTCTGACTTCTTCACAGCCAGACCCCCACAGCACTGCCcaaaggaggaggagctggaatGGAAGCCCAGCCTGTTACTGATGGTGACCCTGGGAGAGGCTGACCACAACCACTATGGGTACCCACACTCCTCCTCCTGA